The Fragaria vesca subsp. vesca unplaced genomic scaffold, FraVesHawaii_1.0 scf0510130, whole genome shotgun sequence sequence TTTCAGATAAGCCGCGGTctctttgatttcatcaagAGTACCGATAATGTTCATATCATCGACATAAACGGCCACTATTGCAAATCCGGAACTTGTCTTCTTTATGAACACGCACGGGCATAGTTCATCGTTCTTATATCCCTCCCTAATCAAGTAGTCACTTAGACGAGTATACCACATTCGCCCAGATTGCTTTAATCCGTAAAGTGAGCGTTGCAACCTTATAGCATACGCACTCCGTGGTTTAGAGTTACTTGATTTAGGTAACGTAATGCCATCAggcactttcatatatatctctgaatctagatccccatagagatatgcCGTAACCACATCCATGAGCTGCATGTCAAGTTTTTCGgacactaccaaactgactaaGTAGCGAAAAGTTATGACGTCCATGACTGGAGAGTAAGTCTCCTCATAATCAATCCCAGGGCGTTGTGAGAAACCTTGCGCCACAAGGCGGGCCTTATACAGAAGtacctcattcttctcattacgctttCTAACAAAGACCCATTTATGTCCAACAGGCTTTACACTCGGCGGAGTTAGCATTACTGGGCCGAAGacctgtctctttgttagaGAGTCTAATTCTGCCTGGATTGCAACTTTCCATTTAGGCCAATCTGCTCTGTTTTGGCATTCTGCAACAGAGCGTGGTTCGATGTCATCGTGCTCAATGATTTCATGAGCCACGGAATAAGCAAATATATCATCGACATGGGTTGATGACCGGTTCATCAATTCATAAGTGTTATCATAACACATGGAGATTTCTATGTTCTCTGATGTTGACATTGACCCTGAGGCGTACCCCATGGATTCTAATATCAACTCGTGGACATAACTGTAATCAGAGATGATCTCGTGAGAAGGATTCTCAACATCGATGATCAAAGGATTGACTTGTGCCTTGTCGGTCAGTTTCTTTCTCGGACGCATGTCAACCGAACCAGGTGGCCTCCCCCTTTTCCTTTGGGGAGCCACGGCCTCCATCCCTCCACCATGGGCGGCGCCGTCGACGGCGGCAGTACCGAGCCCGGGGATGGCCGTGCCCTTTCTAGGGACTTCGAGCCTAGCAGGAACATTTGCAGCTGGTATATCTGATCTTGTCACTTTCGCAATCTCGGAGAAAGAGTCAGGCATCGTATCTGCTACTTTCTGAAGTTCGAGAATACATTTCACTTCACGTTCAGATTGTGAGGTGTGGGGATCATAATGAGACagagtggggacaaaccacgacaattcctgTCGTTCCACATGATCACGTTTGTTcgtatctccccctaacgatgGGAAGagtgtctcatcaaagtgacaatccgcaaacCTTGCGGTAAAGAGATCACCTGTTAATGGCTCGAGATATCTGATAATCGTTAGAGATTCATAACCAACGTAGATACCCAATCGTCTATGAGGACCCATTTTAGAACGCAGTGGAGGCGTAATTGGCACATAAACAGAACAACCGAAAATGCGTAGATGCGAAATGTCAGGCTCATATCCAGTGACCAACTGGTACGCACTGAATGGTTGTTTGGCAGTGGGTCTGAAACGAATAAGTAAGGCTGCAtgatattgcatagccccatgACGCAATTGGAAGGttggtgcgcattaccaaCGCTCGAGAAATAAGCTGAAGCCGCTTAATCGTAGCTTTGGCGAGACCGttttgcgtgtgaacatggggtacggGATGCTCGACTGCAATCCCGATAGACATGCAATAGTCATCAAAAGTCTTTGATGTAAATTCTCCAGCGTTATCCAGTCGAATTGACTTAATTGGATAATCCGAGTGGTGAGCCCGAAGTTTAATAATTTGTGCTAGGAGTTTTGGAAATGCAGCATTACGTGTGGACAAGAGCGCGACATGAGTCCAACGCGTTNNNNNNNNNNNNNNNNNNNNNNNNNNNNNNNNNNNNNNNNNNNNNNNNNNNNNNNNNNNNNNNNNNNNNNNNNNNNN is a genomic window containing:
- the LOC101304635 gene encoding uncharacterized protein LOC101304635, yielding MQYHAALLIRFRPTAKQPFSAYQLVTGYEPDISHLRIFGCSVYVPITPPLRSKMGPHRRLGIYVGYESLTIIRYLEPLTGDLFTARFADCHFDETLFPSLGGDTNKRDHVERQELSWFVPTLSHYDPHTSQSEREVKCILELQKVADTMPDSFSEIAKVTRSDIPAANVPARLEVPRKGTAIPGLGTAAVDGAAHGGGMEAVAPQRKRGRPPGSVDMRPRKKLTDKAQVNPLIIDVENPSHEIISDYSYVHELILESMGYASGSMSTSENIEISMCYDNTYELMNRSSTHVDDIFAYSVAHEIIEHDDIEPRSVAECQNRADWPKWKVAIQAELDSLTKRQVFGPVMLTPPSVKPVGHKWVFVRKRNEKNEVLLYKARLVAQGFSQRPGIDYEETYSPVMDVITFRYLVSLVVSEKLDMQLMDVVTAYLYGDLDSEIYMKVPDGITLPKSSNSKPRSAYAIRLQRSLYGLKQSGRMWYTRLSDYLIREGYKNDELCPCVFIKKTSSGFAIVAVYVDDMNII